Genomic window (Shewanella psychropiezotolerans):
TCATGCCAGCCGTGATGGCAATGAGCAACGCGGGGATCTGAGAGACAAGTCCATCACCTATGGTCAATACGGAAAATAACTGCAATGCCTCGGCGGCTGACATGCCCTTTTGGGTGATACCTATGGTCACACCACCAAGAATGTTGACGAAGATGATCACTAAACCTGCGATAGCATCTCCCTTAACAAACTTCATCGCACCGTCCATGGAGCCATACATCTGACTCTCTCTCTCGATCACAGAACGGCGCTCTCTGGCCTCATTGACATCAATAACACCCGCGCGCATGTCACCATCGATACTCATCTGCTTGCCTGGCATGGCATCGAGGGAGAAACGAGCGCTCACTTCGGCGACACGCTCAGAGCCCTTAGTGATCACCAGAAATTGCACTATGGTGATGATCAAGAAGATAACCAGACCCACAATTAAATTGCCGCCGACCACGAAATTACCGAAGGTATAAACAATCTGACCCGCATCGGCTTGCAATAGAATCAGTCTCGTAGTGGTAATAGATAACGATAGCCTGAAGATGGTCGTAATCAACAGGACCACAGGAAAAGCCGAGAACTCCAGAGGCGACTTGATATAGATGGCCAACATCAGCAAGACAACGGCAATGGTGATATTGATACCAATCAAGACATCCACGAGTGCAGTAGGCAGAGGGAGAATCATCATGAAGATGACCCCGAGGAGTAAAACTGCCAACATGATATCTTTGCGCTGACCGACTTTGTTCAACACATTCATTAAATTGTTCATTGAGTACCGCTTAATTGTTCTGCTTGGCTATTCACATTCATATCGATATAGAAGCCATAGGCTTCTCTCGCCTCTATTGCTTTATCTAAGCGCCAATAGGCGCGACTCAGGCAAAGAAATAAGGCGGGTTTGTCTGAGTCGTTACTTTCAGCGAGTAATGTCCGGCACCATTTAATTGCAGATTCATATTCTTCTGCCTCCAGACACGCTAGCGCTAAGGTATATTGGGCGGGTTTAAACTCTGGGGCACACAAGACAAGCGCTTTAAGCAAGACAACAGCCTTGTTAGGATGTTGGTATTGCATCTGTAGACACCCATGCAGGTGCAGGACTTCTATCTGGGATTGATTTAATATCGACACTTCACACTCTCAGCAATAGGTGAAAGGCAAGGGACAGGTAGTCTTGATCTAGCTTAGTCTGCTTCATTAGGGCTAGCGCATCTTGCAAATCATCAGATTTTAACTGGCTGGCTAATCGCTCGAGTTGCT
Coding sequences:
- the sctY gene encoding type III secretion apparatus assembly chaperone SctY, coding for MSILNQSQIEVLHLHGCLQMQYQHPNKAVVLLKALVLCAPEFKPAQYTLALACLEAEEYESAIKWCRTLLAESNDSDKPALFLCLSRAYWRLDKAIEAREAYGFYIDMNVNSQAEQLSGTQ